The genomic segment ACtatataaattattttgtatatattttcaatatatgatataaataatctaatttttttttatagatttgattaTAAAGAAGATCTCCACAAAATCACACAAACAATagattatgataattttttttgttttttgtcttttaGACCATTGACATCTTTGAAAGGACATGACAAAATACATGTGCACATATGCATGTAATGAGCTTGGAGTCAGAGCAAAAAATTGCAATGTACAAGTCTATGAAGTGTTTTCATGcatcagaaatatataaatcatattcttggattttatttcaaatcattcattcatcttatttttatcatcttcttcctttctttcatcaaGGTAAGGAGGCTACTGCAGTTTTGAAATATCTCTGTTTCAGCCTTTAACTTCTAATAATGCATAGGTGTTACATGAAAGATGGCAAGCAATAAAATTCATTATTAAGTActagccattttttattttcatcaaacaaTGAACATGTagcatattttgtttaattaaaaaagtTCACCAGGCTATACATGGGTTGGTTTTGTGTGCTGCCCTCTCACAAAATGTAGCATAAAAGTAACTTTATCAGCACACTGTTCTCCGCACATACTACAACGGAACCTGGACCCTGGCTCATGACATCCCTTATGTATAACATACATCAAACTGTCTTCAAATGTGATACCACAGAATGAACAACGCCACGGCAATCCCTCCTGGTCTCTTTCCCCCATCAAGGAAGTATTGACAAGAGGATTAGGTGGTGGCTGACTGCTCTGGGAAGAGGAAATCTGCATGTTGGGAGATTCACTGCTTACTCTTCCAAGAGAAGGACCACAGTCCTGACCCCTTCTAGGATCATCAACCAGAGGTACAGAGAATCTTGCAGGAACAGTGGGCGGCTCAACTGGTCTTTCCAGTTGAATTGTTCCACTGGATGATGATGCCTCTGCTCCACTTTGGACCAAAGGTTGAACTTTCCTCAGTTGATCATCTCTCTCATTCTGTCTAGTGTGTGTAATCGTATGTGCAGCTGGTTGTTCAGGTCTTCCTTTGTGGGCCTTTTGTTCCTCTCTATTTAAAGAAAAGTCAGGTGGCTGGTCCTGAACACAATCACCATCCGCAGATGGTTCCTCAGATGTTGTTGTGTTACTGTGGACTTGTACAATGTTGACAACTTCACTCCATTCTTCATCGTCCTCAGCTTCTGTCTTAATGGTGATTCTGTTGACAGGACTCTGGCTTCTTTGTTCAGAAGTGCTTTGGCTGCTTGGTGTCTCTTTACTCGTTGGgctattttcaaagtgaagATTCCCCATGGAATGTGTCGATTCTGCAGACTGTGCTGCCAGGGACTGtggaaaatctatcaaagaacCCTCTGCACTTGCAGGATATCTATTAACGAAAGCAAAAGGTGCTGGGGGATTTCTCAGGAATGAATCCAGGCTCCTGCTCCGGATGTTAGCTTGTCTTTGAGCAGAGAGGGCCATCAAATGTGCTGCACTATTAGGGGACACTGGAGAAAGACTTCCCGGTGAGTCTACAGGTGGTGACAACATATCCAAACTAGAACTAGCTGAGCAACAAGAGTTCTTCAGATGTCTTTGATACTCTGCCTCATCAGCCAACAGTATCCCACACTTGCACCTCCGAGGGTTCCATTGATACAGTCGACTATGCCCTTTCATATGGCCTTGTAGTGCTCTATTTGTTTGGAACTGCCTGCCACAACGTCTACAACTAACAggtttttctccttcatttgatGTCGAGGGCAATTGGTTTGGACTCGCTGATGGAAGGTCGATCCTGACAGGTATATTGGGAGGTCTGTGCTTTTTGTAGGTCTTCACCATTGAAGGATGCTCTATGCTAATGTGTTTTTGCATGCTACGGGAGCCACCAATGAAGATTCCACAATGTGGACAGCTTCTACGCTTCTCTGTGTGAATCTTCAGGTGCTCTGTCAAATGCTGAATATCTGAAAACTGAGCGTGACAAAGGGTGCATGTATGTGTCTGAATATCAGCCATTGAGTTTTTGTGGGAGCGCCGATGCCTTTGAAATGATGCCCTTGAGTTGAAGTTGGCTGGGCACTGCGGACAGGCATACGGCTTGGCTCCCATGTGTTTGTTGATATGAAGCATCAGCCTCTGTTGGCTAGAGAACACGCGGTCACACATACTGCACTTGAGAAAGAATCCAGGACTTCTGTTTTCCGATCCTGCAGCATTCAATGACGCTTCACCAGGGCTATCCAAGGACTCAGTTTGCATGAACTCATCATCCTCaatgtcatcgtcatcatcatccacaAGAACAAACTGCATGTCCACAGTTTCTGTGGTCTCGGACGAGGTCTCTCGAGACAGATTGCTCCCATGTTTTGACAGATCTTGTGGAATTTCAGACTcatcttgtttctttttttctgctaGCATTGGATTCTGGGAGTCAAAGTTCACTAGCTGGGTTCCTCTTTCAAGTGGTGGTCTAGCAGAGGCTGAATCTTCACTGCTTTTTGACCTCTGTGACCGATGATGTCCTGGTACTACTAAAGCTGAGCTGGTTTGTGAGGCTGGGTCAGATTTATCTTGCTGAGTGCTTTCCATCTTACATTTGACAAGGAcctgaaataaaaggaaattgaACCAAATAGTTACTACTTGCTTGATTGTGAAAATACCAAACAAACATTGCTTCAATATCATACTTCAAAATTTTAGGAGCTTAC from the Lytechinus pictus isolate F3 Inbred chromosome 1, Lp3.0, whole genome shotgun sequence genome contains:
- the LOC129261250 gene encoding zinc finger and BTB domain-containing protein 24-like, which produces MESTQQDKSDPASQTSSALVVPGHHRSQRSKSSEDSASARPPLERGTQLVNFDSQNPMLAEKKKQDESEIPQDLSKHGSNLSRETSSETTETVDMQFVLVDDDDDDIEDDEFMQTESLDSPGEASLNAAGSENRSPGFFLKCSMCDRVFSSQQRLMLHINKHMGAKPYACPQCPANFNSRASFQRHRRSHKNSMADIQTHTCTLCHAQFSDIQHLTEHLKIHTEKRRSCPHCGIFIGGSRSMQKHISIEHPSMVKTYKKHRPPNIPVRIDLPSASPNQLPSTSNEGEKPVSCRRCGRQFQTNRALQGHMKGHSRLYQWNPRRCKCGILLADEAEYQRHLKNSCCSASSSLDMLSPPVDSPGSLSPVSPNSAAHLMALSAQRQANIRSRSLDSFLRNPPAPFAFVNRYPASAEGSLIDFPQSLAAQSAESTHSMGNLHFENSPTSKETPSSQSTSEQRSQSPVNRITIKTEAEDDEEWSEVVNIVQVHSNTTTSEEPSADGDCVQDQPPDFSLNREEQKAHKGRPEQPAAHTITHTRQNERDDQLRKVQPLVQSGAEASSSSGTIQLERPVEPPTVPARFSVPLVDDPRRGQDCGPSLGRVSSESPNMQISSSQSSQPPPNPLVNTSLMGERDQEGLPWRCSFCGITFEDSLMYVIHKGCHEPGSRFRCSMCGEQCADKVTFMLHFVRGQHTKPTHV